One Deinococcus aestuarii DNA segment encodes these proteins:
- a CDS encoding ABC transporter substrate-binding protein, with protein sequence MRRLSLPLSLLLAASAQAAPLRIEFWHAMDQGAVTASTQAFNRSQSAFEIVPVAGGNYRELNDKLQAALGAGKAPPLAQVEFTRFARLAADGRLTDLSRLTGALPGDLTRDLYAPVWRAGEVGGKRFGLPWNVSVPVLMYNAGSLRRSGAAVPGTWAEVEAVSRQLATRGRRPLVAAADAWTFEANVTSRGGSLVVNGRPNLNGPEAVEALTQLARMSAAGLAQPRRLSEATRGAFDFARGQNVFVLASVANWTDARKLPFFQLGIAPFPCGGAGGCTLPLGGAHLVVPQGASPQEQAGALAFWQFLMEPARLAEWVKATAYAPTRRSVTPLLNDWYAKNPQIRAAHAQLDRAQPRPTAPAFEQWTFSLEDAISQATTGKLSAKAALDEAQRRAEGR encoded by the coding sequence ATGCGCCGCCTCTCCCTGCCCCTCTCTCTTCTCCTGGCCGCGTCCGCGCAGGCCGCTCCCCTGCGCATCGAGTTCTGGCACGCGATGGACCAGGGGGCCGTCACCGCCTCCACCCAGGCCTTCAACCGCTCGCAGTCCGCTTTTGAGATCGTGCCCGTGGCGGGCGGCAACTACCGCGAACTCAACGACAAGCTCCAAGCCGCGCTGGGAGCCGGGAAGGCCCCGCCCCTCGCGCAGGTCGAGTTCACCCGCTTCGCGCGGCTGGCGGCAGACGGGCGGCTCACCGACCTCTCCCGGCTGACGGGCGCCCTGCCGGGGGACCTGACCCGCGACCTCTACGCCCCGGTCTGGCGCGCGGGCGAGGTCGGCGGCAAGCGCTTCGGCCTGCCCTGGAACGTCAGCGTGCCCGTCCTGATGTACAACGCGGGCTCGCTGCGCCGGTCGGGGGCGGCGGTCCCCGGGACGTGGGCGGAGGTCGAGGCCGTGAGCCGACAGCTCGCCACCCGGGGCCGGCGTCCTCTCGTCGCCGCCGCCGATGCCTGGACCTTCGAGGCGAACGTGACCTCGCGGGGCGGCTCGCTCGTCGTGAATGGTCGGCCCAACCTCAACGGCCCGGAGGCGGTCGAGGCCCTCACCCAGCTCGCCCGCATGAGCGCGGCCGGGCTCGCCCAGCCCCGGCGGCTCTCGGAAGCGACCCGCGGCGCCTTTGACTTCGCGCGCGGGCAAAACGTCTTCGTCCTCGCCAGCGTCGCCAACTGGACCGACGCGCGCAAGCTGCCCTTCTTCCAGCTCGGCATCGCGCCCTTTCCCTGTGGTGGGGCGGGCGGCTGCACGCTTCCCCTCGGCGGCGCCCACCTCGTCGTGCCGCAGGGGGCCTCTCCGCAGGAGCAGGCCGGGGCGCTGGCCTTCTGGCAGTTCCTGATGGAGCCCGCCCGCCTCGCCGAGTGGGTCAAGGCGACCGCCTACGCCCCCACCCGCCGCAGCGTCACCCCCCTTCTCAACGACTGGTACGCGAAGAACCCGCAGATCAGGGCCGCCCACGCCCAGCTCGACCGGGCCCAGCCGCGTCCCACCGCCCCCGCCTTCGAGCAGTGGACCTTTTCCCTCGAAGACGCCATCTCACAGGCCACGACCGGCAAGCTGAGCGCGAAGGCGGCGCTGGACGAGGCGCAGCGCAGGGCCGAAGGGAGGTAA
- a CDS encoding DUF3084 domain-containing protein, translating into MLWLFLPFVVILSGVVAYAADTIAKKVGRKHLRWFGLRPKSTALLVAVLSGMGISAASLAAFLLLNRNAVNTIAQADQLRPQVTALREELEDVQGDLSAVQRERDAAEREAERLRSERARAQASLEEAAAELKAAQARLQTAQTQRRTAQTQAAGLQARVTGLTALRETLERRAEESRTRLAASEAALASSRERALAQGARVAALGRQVADLDARAAQAETAATQAQTRAQTAQERVAVLDRQVADLEASRQRVETQRNRLAGERDAARQARDAAVAASAQAEAQRVAAQEERDRLAAERTGLLAARERLRTERDNAARARDAAVQGRGAAALERDAALRERDRVRADLASLRAQQSDLRAANETLARDLASTRASLGKLQDEYSSARTELSASRNADLAFPKNDLVYAGVVPGVRNLDTFLVSAAAAATSRGARGTPAARLSAPTRAALEARLRGLNASTFVQCRAASNTAVGFPVDLACEARPNSTLYRGGQLIRRMDVALGADPRRVQAQIQGLVQDTVSDLTTRGVPSEYIANGGLDVNEFVDLLTRLGGRSGPSVSVGIAAREDVRPGSQVDLYPVLP; encoded by the coding sequence GTGCTGTGGCTCTTCTTGCCCTTCGTGGTCATCCTCTCGGGGGTGGTCGCCTACGCCGCCGACACCATCGCCAAGAAGGTGGGCCGCAAGCACCTGCGCTGGTTCGGGCTGCGGCCCAAGAGCACGGCGCTGCTGGTGGCGGTGCTCTCGGGCATGGGCATCAGCGCGGCGAGCCTCGCGGCCTTTTTGCTCCTGAACCGCAACGCGGTGAACACCATCGCGCAGGCCGACCAGCTCCGGCCCCAGGTCACCGCGCTGCGGGAGGAGCTGGAGGACGTGCAGGGTGACCTCTCGGCGGTGCAGCGCGAGCGCGACGCCGCCGAGCGTGAGGCCGAGCGGCTGCGCTCGGAGCGGGCGCGGGCGCAGGCCAGCCTGGAGGAGGCCGCCGCCGAGCTGAAAGCGGCGCAGGCCCGGCTTCAGACCGCGCAGACCCAGCGGCGCACGGCCCAGACGCAGGCGGCGGGGTTGCAAGCGCGCGTGACCGGACTCACCGCCCTGCGGGAGACGCTGGAGCGGCGGGCCGAGGAAAGCCGCACCCGCCTCGCCGCGTCGGAGGCGGCCCTGGCGTCGAGCCGGGAGCGGGCGCTGGCGCAGGGCGCGCGGGTGGCAGCGCTGGGCAGGCAGGTCGCCGACCTCGACGCCCGCGCCGCGCAGGCCGAGACGGCGGCGACCCAGGCCCAGACCCGCGCGCAGACGGCCCAGGAACGGGTGGCGGTGCTGGACCGGCAGGTCGCCGACCTGGAGGCCTCACGCCAGAGGGTCGAGACCCAGCGCAACAGGCTTGCCGGGGAGCGGGACGCCGCCCGGCAGGCCCGCGACGCCGCCGTGGCCGCCAGCGCCCAGGCGGAGGCGCAGCGCGTGGCCGCCCAGGAGGAGCGCGACCGGCTGGCCGCCGAGCGCACCGGCCTGCTCGCCGCCCGCGAGCGGTTGAGGACCGAGCGCGACAACGCCGCCCGCGCCCGCGACGCGGCGGTGCAGGGCCGCGGGGCCGCGGCCCTGGAGCGTGACGCCGCCCTGCGCGAGCGTGACCGGGTGCGCGCCGACCTCGCCTCGCTGCGGGCCCAGCAATCGGACCTGCGCGCGGCGAACGAGACGCTGGCCCGCGACCTGGCGAGCACCCGCGCGAGCCTGGGCAAGTTGCAAGACGAATACTCCAGCGCCCGCACCGAACTCAGCGCCAGCCGCAACGCCGACCTCGCCTTTCCCAAGAACGACCTCGTGTACGCGGGTGTGGTGCCGGGTGTCCGCAACCTCGACACGTTCCTGGTGAGCGCCGCCGCCGCCGCCACCTCGCGGGGAGCACGGGGCACGCCCGCCGCCCGTCTCTCCGCCCCCACCCGCGCCGCCCTGGAGGCGAGGCTGCGCGGCCTGAACGCCAGCACCTTCGTGCAGTGCCGCGCGGCGAGCAACACGGCGGTGGGCTTCCCGGTCGACCTCGCCTGCGAGGCCCGGCCCAACAGCACCCTCTACCGGGGCGGCCAGCTCATCCGCCGGATGGACGTGGCCCTGGGGGCTGACCCCCGCCGCGTCCAGGCCCAGATTCAGGGCCTCGTGCAGGACACGGTGTCCGACCTCACCACCCGGGGCGTGCCCAGCGAGTACATCGCCAACGGGGGCCTCGACGTGAACGAGTTCGTCGACCTCCTTACCCGCCTGGGGGGCCGCAGCGGGCCCAGCGTCTCGGTGGGCATCGCCGCCCGCGAGGACGTGCGGCCCGGCAGCCAGGTGGACCTCTACCCGGTGTTGCCCTAA
- a CDS encoding carbohydrate ABC transporter permease: protein MYLKRTNPFLFYLQRVLFYVLVLVIAVYLLFPFLWAVLTSFRRAGDLFLPPLQFITAPATVSNYTQVFANPNFQRGLLISVIVAVASVLISLLLGSFAAYALGRFKFRGKALILYIILAVSVFPQIAVLGGLFTLVQATGLFNNPVSLIFSYLIFTIPFTVWVLTSFVRDIPGELEEAALVDGASPLQTLFRVLFPVMMPALVTTGLLAFINCWNEYLFALTFTSSNRTVPVVIANYSGASQFDQPWGPIMAASIVVTVPLIILVLVFQRNIVSGLTAGAVKG, encoded by the coding sequence ATGTACCTGAAACGCACCAACCCGTTCCTGTTCTACCTCCAGCGCGTCCTCTTTTACGTCCTCGTCCTCGTCATCGCCGTCTACCTGCTCTTTCCCTTCCTCTGGGCGGTCCTCACGAGTTTCCGGCGGGCGGGGGACCTCTTCCTGCCGCCGCTGCAATTCATCACCGCGCCCGCCACCGTCAGCAACTACACCCAGGTCTTCGCCAACCCCAACTTCCAGCGCGGGTTGCTGATCAGCGTGATCGTGGCGGTCGCGTCGGTGCTGATCAGCCTGCTGCTGGGCTCTTTTGCCGCCTACGCCCTGGGCCGCTTCAAGTTCAGGGGCAAGGCCCTGATCCTGTACATCATCCTCGCGGTGAGCGTTTTTCCGCAGATCGCGGTGCTCGGCGGGCTCTTCACGCTGGTGCAGGCGACGGGGCTTTTCAACAACCCCGTCTCGCTGATCTTCAGCTACCTGATCTTCACGATCCCCTTTACGGTGTGGGTGCTGACCTCCTTCGTGCGTGACATCCCGGGCGAACTGGAGGAGGCCGCGCTCGTGGACGGCGCCTCGCCGCTCCAGACCCTGTTCCGGGTGCTCTTCCCGGTGATGATGCCCGCGCTCGTGACGACCGGGCTGCTCGCCTTTATCAACTGCTGGAACGAGTACCTCTTCGCGCTGACCTTCACGAGTTCCAACCGCACGGTGCCTGTGGTGATCGCCAACTACTCGGGCGCCTCGCAGTTCGACCAGCCGTGGGGGCCGATCATGGCCGCGAGCATCGTGGTGACGGTGCCGCTGATCATCCTGGTACTGGTGTTCCAGCGCAATATCGTCTCTGGACTGACGGCGGGCGCGGTGAAGGGCTGA
- a CDS encoding carbohydrate ABC transporter permease encodes MTTKATPPSAVAPTRRRGIETARARQAIWLLLPTLIAIAVVAGYPLYRTFFFSLFEANLTTPGERTFLGLGNFWFTTDEGVALGFLQDPKWWTAVKNTLLFTVVSVFLETVLGMIIALVVNSAFKGRAFLRTAMLVPWAIPTVVSAQMWAYMYNDSFGLVGRGLLGGQALLANTDSAIWALIAVDVWKTTSFMALLILAGLQSLPGDMYEAADMDGASRWTQFWRLTLPLLRPALLVALVFRSLDALRVFDIMYVMLGPVNASSTSMTGYARLSMIDNSQLGLGSAVAMAIFLIIMVIVVMYVTAFRVKFD; translated from the coding sequence ATGACCACCAAGGCCACTCCACCCTCCGCCGTAGCCCCCACCCGCAGGCGCGGCATCGAGACGGCGCGCGCCCGGCAGGCGATCTGGCTGCTGCTGCCCACCCTGATCGCCATCGCGGTCGTGGCGGGCTATCCGCTCTACCGGACCTTTTTCTTCTCGCTGTTCGAGGCCAACCTGACGACCCCAGGCGAGCGCACCTTCCTGGGCCTGGGCAATTTCTGGTTCACCACCGACGAGGGCGTGGCCCTGGGCTTTCTGCAAGACCCCAAGTGGTGGACGGCCGTCAAGAACACGCTGCTCTTCACGGTCGTCAGCGTGTTCCTGGAGACGGTCCTCGGCATGATCATCGCGCTCGTGGTGAACAGCGCCTTCAAGGGCCGGGCGTTCCTGCGCACCGCGATGCTGGTGCCGTGGGCGATTCCCACGGTCGTCAGCGCGCAGATGTGGGCGTACATGTACAACGACTCCTTCGGGCTGGTCGGGCGCGGGCTGCTCGGCGGTCAGGCGCTGCTCGCCAATACCGACTCCGCGATCTGGGCCTTGATCGCCGTGGACGTGTGGAAGACGACCTCCTTCATGGCGCTGCTGATCCTCGCCGGGCTCCAGAGCCTGCCCGGCGACATGTACGAGGCCGCCGACATGGACGGCGCGAGCAGGTGGACCCAGTTCTGGCGGCTGACCCTGCCCCTCCTGAGACCCGCGCTGCTGGTGGCCCTCGTGTTCCGCAGCCTCGACGCCCTGCGCGTGTTCGACATCATGTACGTGATGCTGGGCCCGGTGAACGCCTCCAGCACCTCCATGACGGGGTACGCCCGCCTCTCCATGATCGACAACTCGCAGCTCGGGCTGGGCAGCGCCGTGGCGATGGCGATCTTCCTGATCATCATGGTGATCGTGGTCATGTACGTCACCGCGTTCCGGGTGAAGTTCGACTGA
- the lptB gene encoding LPS export ABC transporter ATP-binding protein yields MRPELTAQGLSKTYGRRAVVRGVDFTVRPGEIVALFGPNGAGKTTTFYMLVGFIRPGGGRITLGDRDVTRLPMHERARLGLGYLPQEPSAFRKLTARDNLLAILEYQRLSRAEQEGRADSLLAEFGLTHLSNSYAYQLSGGERRRLELARALTTDPDYLLLDEPFTGVDPKSIREIQRLIRELRDRRGIGVFITDHNVRETIALTDRVYLMFDGEVKFEGTPAQFAADEDARRHYLGDDFEL; encoded by the coding sequence ATGAGACCCGAACTCACCGCCCAGGGGCTCAGCAAGACGTATGGTCGGCGGGCCGTCGTGCGCGGGGTGGACTTCACGGTGCGGCCCGGCGAGATCGTGGCGCTCTTCGGGCCGAACGGGGCGGGGAAGACCACGACCTTCTACATGCTCGTGGGCTTCATCCGCCCCGGCGGCGGGCGCATCACCCTCGGCGACCGCGACGTGACCCGGCTGCCCATGCACGAGCGGGCGCGGCTGGGGCTGGGCTACCTCCCGCAGGAGCCCAGCGCCTTTCGCAAGCTCACCGCGCGGGATAACCTCCTCGCCATCCTCGAATACCAGCGCCTCTCCCGCGCCGAGCAGGAGGGCCGGGCAGACTCGCTGCTCGCCGAGTTCGGGTTGACGCATTTGAGCAACTCCTACGCCTACCAGCTCTCGGGCGGCGAGCGGCGGCGGCTCGAACTGGCGCGGGCGCTGACCACCGATCCCGACTACCTCCTCCTCGACGAGCCCTTCACGGGGGTAGACCCCAAGAGCATCCGCGAGATTCAGCGGTTGATCCGGGAACTGCGCGACCGACGGGGAATCGGGGTCTTCATCACCGACCACAACGTGCGCGAGACCATCGCCCTGACCGACCGGGTGTACCTGATGTTCGACGGCGAGGTGAAGTTCGAGGGCACCCCGGCGCAGTTCGCGGCGGACGAGGACGCCCGGCGCCACTACCTCGGCGACGACTTCGAGCTGTAA
- a CDS encoding ABC transporter substrate-binding protein, with amino-acid sequence MKKALAVVSLVAAFGAASQAGAVTLTLACGAVGQELELCKAGADRWAKKTGNTVRIFESPNLTNDRLGLYQQQLAARSSDIDVYQLDIIWPGLLSQHFVDMKGKVPAAELSRHFPRIVEANTVNGKLVALPWFTDAGLLYYRTDLMKKYGYSAAPKTWAELATMAKKIQDGERPSNSTFAGFVFQGKNYEGLTCDALEWISSFNGGTIVDNTGKITINNPRAAQALDAAASWIRSISPAGVTTYGEEEARGIFQSGNAAFMRNWPYAYALGQSEDSRVKGKIGVAPLPAGPGGKPAATLGGWNLGVSSYSKNQAAAIELVRYLTGPEEQKIRAIEGAYNPTISALYKDQAILKANPFFGSLLSVFTNAVPRPSAATKGKYNQVSQAFSTSVSNVLNGKAKGQAAVAQLSTELARIKGRGF; translated from the coding sequence ATGAAAAAAGCGCTTGCCGTTGTCAGCCTTGTCGCCGCGTTCGGTGCCGCCAGCCAGGCGGGGGCCGTGACGCTCACCCTGGCGTGCGGGGCCGTGGGCCAGGAACTCGAACTGTGTAAGGCGGGAGCCGACCGCTGGGCGAAGAAGACCGGGAACACGGTCCGCATCTTCGAGAGCCCGAATCTCACGAACGACCGCCTGGGCCTGTACCAGCAGCAGCTCGCCGCGCGCAGCAGCGACATCGACGTGTACCAGCTCGACATCATCTGGCCGGGCCTGCTCTCGCAGCACTTCGTGGACATGAAGGGCAAGGTGCCCGCCGCCGAACTGAGCCGCCACTTCCCGCGCATCGTCGAGGCGAACACGGTGAACGGCAAGCTCGTGGCGCTGCCGTGGTTCACGGACGCGGGGCTGCTGTACTACCGCACCGACCTGATGAAGAAGTACGGCTACTCGGCCGCGCCGAAGACCTGGGCCGAACTCGCCACGATGGCGAAAAAGATTCAGGACGGCGAGCGCCCGTCGAACAGCACCTTCGCGGGCTTCGTCTTCCAGGGCAAGAACTACGAGGGCCTGACCTGTGACGCGCTGGAGTGGATCAGCTCGTTTAACGGCGGCACCATCGTGGACAACACGGGCAAGATCACGATCAACAACCCCCGGGCCGCGCAGGCGCTCGACGCGGCCGCGAGCTGGATTCGCAGCATCAGCCCGGCGGGCGTGACGACCTACGGCGAGGAGGAGGCGCGCGGCATCTTCCAGTCGGGGAACGCGGCCTTCATGCGCAACTGGCCCTACGCCTACGCGCTCGGCCAGAGCGAGGACTCGCGGGTGAAGGGCAAGATCGGTGTGGCGCCCCTGCCCGCCGGTCCGGGCGGCAAGCCCGCCGCGACGCTGGGCGGCTGGAACCTCGGCGTGAGCTCCTACTCCAAGAACCAGGCCGCCGCCATCGAGCTGGTGCGCTACCTGACGGGCCCCGAGGAGCAGAAGATCCGCGCCATCGAGGGCGCCTACAACCCGACCATCTCGGCGCTGTACAAGGATCAGGCGATCCTGAAGGCCAACCCCTTCTTCGGCAGCCTGCTCAGCGTGTTCACGAACGCGGTGCCGCGCCCCTCGGCCGCCACCAAGGGCAAGTACAACCAGGTCTCGCAGGCCTTCAGCACCTCCGTGAGCAACGTGCTCAACGGCAAGGCGAAGGGCCAGGCGGCGGTCGCGCAGCTTTCGACCGAACTCGCCCGCATCAAGGGGCGCGGCTTCTAA
- a CDS encoding phosphopentomutase, protein MLLTIIVLDSVGVGELPDAERFGDAGAHTLNHTLTAAPVPLPNLARLGLGRVPTVQTGPETIPEAEVHGAFGRMREVSPGKDTSTGHWEFMGVQLQHPFRVFPDGFPPAVMDAFDAATGRGHLCNRPYSGTDVIRDYGEEHLRTGWPIVYTSADSVFQIAAHEDVVPLETLYGWCQAARDLLQGEVAVARVIARPFRGEFPFERANEHRRDFSLEPPRTVLDALREAGREVVGIGKIPDIYAHRGFSEKIHTDNNADGIAKTLDRMRRAAREGTDGLIFTNLVDFDAKFGHRRDPQGYSACLAEFDAALPDLLAAVPEGGALLILSDHGNDPTWHGTDHTREYGLLLAYRPGMTGPVDLGERATFADVGATAAGALGAAWEGPGESFWKALS, encoded by the coding sequence ATGCTGCTGACGATCATCGTGCTCGACTCCGTGGGAGTCGGCGAGCTGCCCGACGCGGAGCGGTTCGGGGACGCGGGCGCGCACACCCTCAATCACACCCTCACGGCGGCCCCGGTGCCCCTGCCCAACCTCGCGCGGCTGGGGCTGGGCCGGGTGCCCACCGTGCAGACCGGACCGGAGACTATTCCGGAGGCTGAGGTCCACGGCGCCTTTGGGCGGATGCGCGAGGTCAGCCCCGGCAAGGACACCAGCACCGGCCACTGGGAGTTCATGGGCGTGCAGCTCCAGCACCCCTTCCGGGTCTTCCCGGACGGCTTCCCCCCCGCCGTGATGGACGCCTTCGACGCGGCGACCGGGCGCGGCCACCTGTGTAACCGGCCTTACAGCGGCACGGACGTGATCCGCGACTACGGGGAGGAGCATCTGCGCACGGGCTGGCCCATCGTGTACACCAGCGCCGACAGCGTGTTTCAGATCGCCGCGCACGAGGACGTGGTGCCGCTGGAGACGCTGTATGGGTGGTGTCAGGCGGCCCGCGACCTCCTCCAGGGCGAGGTCGCGGTCGCGCGGGTGATCGCCCGGCCTTTCCGTGGAGAGTTCCCCTTCGAGCGGGCGAACGAGCACCGCCGGGACTTCTCGCTGGAGCCGCCGCGCACCGTGCTCGACGCGCTGAGGGAGGCGGGACGGGAGGTCGTCGGCATCGGCAAGATTCCCGACATCTACGCGCACCGGGGCTTTTCCGAGAAGATTCACACCGACAACAACGCGGACGGGATCGCCAAAACGCTCGACCGGATGCGGCGGGCGGCGCGGGAGGGCACGGACGGGCTGATCTTCACCAACCTCGTGGACTTCGACGCCAAGTTCGGGCACCGCCGCGACCCGCAGGGGTACAGCGCGTGTCTGGCGGAGTTCGACGCGGCCCTCCCCGACCTGCTGGCGGCGGTGCCGGAGGGCGGGGCCCTGCTCATCCTCAGCGACCACGGGAACGACCCGACGTGGCACGGGACGGACCACACCCGCGAGTACGGGCTGCTGCTGGCCTACCGGCCGGGGATGACGGGGCCGGTGGACCTCGGCGAGCGGGCCACCTTCGCGGACGTGGGCGCGACCGCCGCCGGGGCGCTGGGCGCCGCGTGGGAGGGGCCGGGTGAGAGCTTCTGGAAGGCGCTGAGCTGA